One window of Cryobacterium arcticum genomic DNA carries:
- a CDS encoding Ig-like domain-containing protein: protein MGTLSSWLRGRRMSASVVALSVLAGVPLTFAVLHEGFPVTDVDLAARDVWVTNGKQLLAGRLNRQIEELNGSVNAASSAFDVLQDGDDVFLIDESVGSIERIDPAFTTLGERVDVAPGSEVVYGGDSIAVMAQTGDVWVINAAGELSFDPKTTDPVFSVGKGGHIAVSPDGVVFGASAAEKTLSRYDPISEDGSEPTTSELPELGDFQIATVGETPVILEPGEDRILVDGKTLTVPAGTMKLQRSGADNNRAIVATGTGLLEIPLDGAEDGSDVVTIDASIDTAVTDPAGISAPVWLNGCAHGAWGGAQRYLAACDGAEVLRETIEQPTVGSVLEFRVNRDVIALNNLSNGNVWLVDSNMRLVENWEEVTPPEEEEAEDGTEKAAQQSFEDTLAERTNVNRAPLARDDEYGVRPGKTTVLPVLENDTDPDGDVLTVTNVSGFSESQGRLDFIDGGRALQFTPAESVAGTVSFRYTVADGRGAVAEAQVNVSMRPLDQNVAPVSNRVGAISVEQGQLVSYNVLSDWIDPDGDDIYLVSASPTTGDGVRFGPEGFVTFESKTAELGVKEVQFVVSDGTLTATGVLTVDVKAAGSLNPVGTPDFTTVFVGETALIEPLKNDVTPSGAPLALIGVNEVPNDLSAVANLERGTVAVSSGKAASYVFTYSLGAGATSSVGLIRVDVVENPADVLPPIAVKDTAYLRAAEPVTIPVLDNDVSPSGRVLAVQSVDLSTTDDLVTVEILTNTVLRVTASAALTQQVQFTYTISDGENSSTAGVTVVPVPPLIKHQPPVAVDDTVSVRAGDIVTVPVLDNDYHPDSATLTVLPELADTANAGGLAFVTGNQVRFQAPTEPGAYSVVYTITDAFQETATATVRFTVIGPDDAGNQAPTPLPLTMRTFADSTIKVQVPLDGIDPDGDSVYLTAVTSAPTLGRIVDQGSDYFIYEAYPGTAGTDAFTYQVADTLGATAEGTVRIGVIARPVELLPPNAVDDAIEIKPGRTGSIPVVLNDSDPNGYKLTLTKKLPEVDPGLTAKVDGSRVIVEAPAEEGTYTLRYEITNGHGGADTAFVQVKVTEDAKPQYPIAIDHFVEPEEVLAGTPVNVPVLDGAENPSGLIEDLVISLEGPNAGSGTIQPDGTVRVKPSDDRQAIAYRLTNEIDQLSATAFIIVPPTPQSEPAQPSNQPSTEPTPEEEQFPPPFLRDIGPQVVKMNGSKSWSLADIVEVPSGQPALLLSATATNSDGSNAMTGSASLSFVAARDYRGPASVTFVVTDGTGADDPKGRQATLTIPITVGDPNFEDVAPTFTPPKVTVEAGEAAQVVNLRSSSGHPNPDIIERLSYGSLAGATADVAANLDGGSLSVSAPLGTQPGTKVTLTFAVTYKEFTVPGSVTVTVVSSSRALAQAVDDAGPNGAGIETTPSSTVQVAVLDNDYNPFAQDGKPLTVVSAALEQDVSGGKASVAFTASGVTITTGPGATGTLTAVYRIQDATRDPARATQGRITLVIRDRPDAPNAPAAAEGDAMATVSFTAPSSNNSQITGYTITWSGGGSKDVTSAGSYDITGLTNGSNYAFQVVAHNAKGTSSASAPSSTVTPYGVPGAPASAKLTASNTGSGALGLSWAAPGSTGGRGVTSYEYQWLEGGGVNGGSTSARTASATGNANDQYRFQVKACNPRGCGAWTASNAATPTTPPPPPPPWAPTSNAATVTRTTCPENQESYDTNVTNASRGCTMNPSGYVPAGTVIDAVCHSVRRGVHYFYFLTEDGSYNGWFIPSADTSRPDWQNIGNC from the coding sequence GTGGGGACCCTCAGTTCGTGGTTGCGTGGTCGGCGGATGTCGGCATCCGTGGTGGCGTTGTCGGTGTTGGCGGGTGTGCCGTTGACGTTTGCGGTGCTGCACGAGGGTTTCCCGGTGACGGATGTGGACCTTGCGGCCCGGGATGTCTGGGTGACGAACGGTAAGCAGTTGCTGGCGGGCCGGTTGAACCGGCAGATCGAGGAGCTGAACGGGTCGGTCAATGCTGCGTCGAGTGCGTTCGATGTGTTGCAGGACGGTGACGACGTTTTTCTCATCGACGAGAGTGTGGGGTCGATCGAGCGGATCGATCCGGCGTTCACGACGCTGGGTGAACGCGTGGATGTGGCTCCGGGGTCCGAGGTGGTCTACGGCGGTGATTCGATCGCGGTGATGGCTCAGACCGGTGATGTGTGGGTGATCAACGCCGCGGGGGAGTTGAGCTTCGACCCGAAGACCACCGACCCGGTGTTCAGCGTGGGCAAGGGCGGCCACATCGCCGTGTCACCCGACGGCGTCGTCTTCGGCGCCTCCGCCGCCGAGAAGACCCTGTCCCGTTACGATCCCATTTCAGAGGACGGGTCAGAACCCACCACGAGCGAGCTGCCCGAACTCGGCGACTTCCAGATCGCCACCGTCGGCGAGACTCCCGTCATCCTGGAGCCGGGGGAGGACCGCATCCTCGTCGACGGCAAGACCCTGACGGTGCCCGCGGGAACCATGAAACTGCAACGGTCCGGCGCCGACAACAACCGCGCCATCGTCGCCACCGGCACCGGGCTGCTGGAAATCCCGCTCGACGGTGCCGAAGACGGCTCGGATGTCGTGACCATCGACGCCTCCATCGACACCGCCGTGACCGACCCCGCCGGGATCTCCGCACCCGTGTGGTTGAACGGCTGCGCGCATGGCGCGTGGGGCGGAGCTCAGCGTTACCTGGCCGCGTGCGACGGTGCTGAGGTGCTGCGGGAGACGATCGAGCAGCCGACGGTGGGCAGTGTGTTGGAGTTCCGGGTGAACCGGGATGTCATCGCGTTGAACAACCTGTCGAACGGGAATGTGTGGTTGGTTGATTCGAATATGCGCCTGGTGGAGAACTGGGAAGAGGTGACTCCTCCGGAGGAGGAAGAGGCTGAGGACGGTACGGAGAAGGCGGCGCAGCAGTCGTTTGAGGACACTCTGGCGGAGCGGACGAATGTGAACCGGGCGCCTCTGGCTCGTGATGATGAGTATGGGGTGCGGCCGGGTAAGACGACGGTGTTGCCGGTGTTGGAGAACGACACGGATCCTGATGGTGATGTGTTGACGGTGACGAATGTGAGTGGTTTTTCGGAGTCGCAGGGTCGCCTGGATTTCATTGATGGTGGGCGGGCGTTGCAGTTCACGCCGGCGGAGTCGGTGGCGGGGACGGTGTCGTTCCGGTACACGGTGGCCGATGGTCGGGGTGCGGTGGCTGAGGCGCAGGTGAATGTGTCGATGCGTCCGTTGGATCAGAATGTGGCTCCGGTGTCGAACCGGGTGGGTGCGATCAGTGTGGAGCAGGGTCAGCTGGTCAGTTACAACGTGTTGTCGGATTGGATTGATCCGGACGGCGATGACATTTATCTGGTGTCGGCGTCGCCGACGACGGGTGATGGGGTGCGGTTCGGTCCGGAGGGGTTTGTCACGTTCGAGTCGAAGACGGCTGAGTTGGGGGTGAAGGAGGTGCAGTTCGTGGTGTCGGACGGCACTCTCACCGCGACGGGTGTGTTGACGGTGGATGTGAAGGCTGCGGGGTCGTTGAACCCGGTGGGGACTCCGGATTTCACGACGGTGTTCGTGGGGGAGACGGCGTTGATCGAGCCGTTGAAGAATGATGTGACGCCGTCGGGGGCGCCTCTGGCGTTGATCGGGGTGAATGAGGTTCCCAACGATTTGTCCGCGGTGGCGAACCTGGAGCGCGGTACGGTCGCGGTGTCCTCGGGTAAGGCGGCCAGTTACGTTTTCACGTACAGTCTCGGTGCCGGGGCCACGTCGAGTGTGGGCCTGATCCGGGTGGACGTGGTGGAGAACCCGGCGGACGTGTTGCCGCCGATCGCGGTGAAGGACACGGCGTATCTGCGGGCGGCGGAGCCGGTGACGATTCCGGTGCTGGACAACGATGTGTCGCCCAGTGGCCGGGTCCTCGCGGTGCAGTCGGTGGACCTGAGCACCACGGATGATCTCGTCACGGTGGAGATCCTCACGAACACGGTGCTGCGCGTCACGGCATCCGCTGCGTTGACGCAACAGGTGCAGTTCACGTACACGATCAGTGACGGTGAGAACAGTTCCACGGCCGGTGTCACGGTCGTGCCGGTGCCTCCGTTGATCAAGCATCAGCCCCCGGTCGCGGTCGACGACACCGTGTCCGTCCGCGCGGGGGACATCGTCACCGTCCCCGTGCTCGACAACGACTACCACCCCGACTCCGCCACCCTCACGGTTCTTCCGGAACTGGCCGACACCGCCAACGCCGGCGGGCTGGCTTTCGTCACGGGCAATCAAGTGCGGTTCCAGGCCCCGACCGAGCCCGGCGCCTACAGCGTCGTCTACACGATCACGGATGCCTTCCAGGAGACCGCGACCGCCACAGTGCGCTTCACCGTGATCGGCCCCGACGACGCGGGGAACCAGGCGCCCACGCCGTTGCCGCTGACCATGCGCACCTTCGCGGACTCCACCATCAAGGTGCAGGTGCCGCTGGACGGCATCGACCCCGACGGCGACTCCGTGTACCTCACGGCCGTGACAAGCGCCCCCACCCTGGGCCGCATCGTGGACCAGGGCAGCGACTACTTCATCTACGAGGCCTACCCGGGCACCGCGGGAACCGACGCGTTCACCTACCAGGTCGCCGACACCCTCGGCGCGACAGCCGAGGGCACCGTGCGCATCGGCGTCATCGCACGGCCGGTCGAGCTCCTACCGCCGAACGCCGTGGACGACGCCATCGAGATCAAGCCCGGCCGCACCGGGTCGATCCCCGTGGTCCTGAACGACTCCGATCCGAACGGGTACAAGCTCACTCTGACCAAGAAACTGCCCGAAGTAGATCCCGGCCTCACGGCCAAGGTCGACGGCAGTCGCGTCATCGTTGAAGCCCCAGCCGAAGAAGGCACCTACACGCTGCGGTACGAGATCACCAACGGGCACGGCGGCGCCGACACCGCGTTCGTGCAGGTCAAGGTCACCGAGGACGCCAAACCCCAGTACCCCATCGCGATCGACCACTTCGTCGAACCCGAAGAGGTCCTGGCCGGCACGCCCGTCAACGTGCCCGTGCTCGACGGCGCGGAGAACCCCAGCGGCCTCATCGAAGACCTCGTCATCAGCCTCGAAGGCCCCAACGCCGGGTCGGGCACCATCCAGCCCGATGGCACGGTTCGCGTCAAGCCGTCGGATGACCGCCAAGCCATCGCCTACCGGCTCACGAACGAGATCGACCAGCTCAGCGCCACCGCGTTCATCATCGTTCCCCCCACACCCCAGTCCGAACCGGCCCAACCGTCGAATCAGCCCTCCACCGAGCCGACACCCGAGGAAGAGCAGTTCCCGCCGCCCTTCCTCCGCGACATCGGCCCGCAGGTCGTCAAGATGAACGGCTCCAAGTCCTGGAGCCTCGCCGACATCGTCGAGGTGCCCTCCGGCCAGCCGGCCCTGCTGCTCAGCGCCACCGCCACCAACAGCGACGGCTCGAACGCCATGACAGGGTCCGCGTCGCTGAGCTTCGTGGCCGCGCGCGACTACCGCGGACCGGCATCCGTCACCTTCGTCGTCACCGACGGAACCGGCGCCGACGACCCCAAGGGCCGGCAAGCCACGCTCACCATCCCGATCACGGTCGGGGACCCCAACTTCGAAGACGTCGCGCCCACCTTCACCCCGCCCAAGGTGACCGTCGAGGCCGGTGAGGCCGCCCAGGTCGTGAACCTGCGCTCCTCCAGCGGCCACCCCAACCCCGACATCATCGAGAGGCTCAGCTACGGCTCGCTGGCCGGTGCCACGGCAGATGTCGCGGCGAACCTCGACGGCGGCTCCCTCTCGGTCTCGGCTCCGCTCGGCACCCAACCGGGCACCAAGGTCACGCTGACGTTCGCCGTGACCTACAAGGAGTTCACGGTGCCGGGCTCCGTCACCGTCACGGTCGTCTCCTCCAGCCGGGCCCTGGCCCAGGCCGTCGACGACGCCGGACCCAACGGCGCGGGCATCGAGACGACGCCGAGCTCGACCGTGCAGGTGGCGGTCCTCGACAACGACTACAACCCGTTCGCCCAGGACGGCAAACCGCTCACCGTGGTTTCCGCCGCCCTCGAGCAGGACGTCAGCGGTGGAAAGGCATCCGTCGCCTTCACCGCCAGCGGCGTCACCATCACCACCGGGCCCGGCGCCACCGGAACCCTCACCGCGGTGTACCGCATCCAGGACGCCACCCGGGACCCGGCCCGCGCCACCCAGGGTCGCATCACCCTGGTCATCCGCGACCGCCCGGATGCGCCCAACGCTCCGGCCGCCGCCGAGGGCGACGCCATGGCCACCGTGAGCTTCACCGCCCCGTCGTCGAACAACTCGCAGATCACCGGCTACACGATCACCTGGAGCGGGGGCGGCAGCAAGGACGTGACGAGCGCGGGTAGCTACGACATCACCGGACTGACCAACGGCTCCAATTACGCCTTCCAGGTGGTCGCCCACAACGCCAAGGGCACGTCGTCGGCGTCCGCCCCCAGCAGCACCGTCACACCGTACGGCGTGCCGGGGGCCCCCGCCAGCGCCAAACTCACGGCCTCCAACACCGGCAGCGGCGCGCTCGGACTCAGTTGGGCAGCCCCCGGCAGTACCGGCGGCCGCGGTGTGACGAGCTACGAATACCAGTGGCTGGAGGGCGGCGGAGTCAACGGCGGGTCGACGTCCGCGCGTACGGCATCCGCCACCGGCAACGCGAACGATCAGTACCGTTTCCAGGTCAAGGCCTGCAACCCGCGCGGCTGCGGCGCCTGGACCGCGTCGAACGCCGCCACGCCGACCACCCCGCCGCCCCCGCCGCCGCCGTGGGCGCCGACAAGTAACGCCGCCACCGTGACCAGGACCACCTGCCCGGAAAACCAGGAGTCCTACGACACCAACGTCACCAACGCGTCGAGGGGATGCACCATGAATCCCAGCGGATACGTGCCGGCGGGCACAGTCATCGATGCGGTGTGCCACTCGGTTCGACGCGGCGTGCACTACTTCTATTTCCTCACGGAAGACGGAAGCTACAACGGCTGGTTCATACCGTCGGCCGACACGTCGCGTCCGGACTGGCAGAACATCGGGAACTGCTGA
- a CDS encoding serine/threonine protein kinase, giving the protein MRRAPSVAPELPGYEFVSILGSGGFSDVFLYQQRLPRRRVAVKVLLTEQLNPSTQAQFVDEANLMAQLSTHPYIVTIYHADVAGDGRPYFVMEHCSGPSMAERYKRERFAVDDALRTGVRLAGAVATAHAAGILHRDIKPANVLTNDFGWPALTDFGISSSLDDELPVHTVTGGNLPGGAEATGTGESQSVGMSVPWSPPEMFEDDPRPDVRSDVFSLAATIHTLLAGQTPFEIRGRSNGTLDLIGRIERGAITPIGRDDVPSSLVAVLAKAMASRRDDRFATAVDFARALQRVELELGYAPTGIDIPTIAGPQHSRPDAPAGDDETRARSVVSISAQAPAAPPERPVTPPAPLIESPAAGEPDRADATRLRGARVIEPVRERTVVRPRGSRPAPAPVTTPAEPVEEATRPPVDPPARRRPLMLIGSIVLGVLLIGGVATAVTLTGANGSALTPTQSAAPAKPAGINAVVGVPAPVLDGTATSEDGTQVTFTVSNPSPQEGDVFRWARAENPDQPTLSKTADITVEGIVPGSTVCLDIYLQRADGKISEANRACNR; this is encoded by the coding sequence ATGCGCCGCGCACCCTCCGTCGCCCCCGAACTGCCCGGCTACGAGTTCGTCTCCATTCTCGGCTCCGGCGGATTCTCCGACGTCTTCCTCTACCAACAACGCCTGCCGCGACGCCGGGTCGCGGTGAAGGTCCTCCTCACCGAACAGCTCAACCCCTCCACACAGGCCCAGTTCGTCGACGAGGCGAACCTGATGGCGCAGCTGTCGACGCATCCGTACATCGTCACGATCTACCACGCCGACGTCGCCGGGGATGGCCGGCCGTACTTCGTCATGGAGCACTGCTCGGGTCCGAGCATGGCCGAGCGGTACAAGCGGGAACGGTTCGCCGTCGACGACGCCCTGCGCACGGGCGTGCGCCTGGCCGGCGCCGTGGCCACCGCGCACGCGGCTGGTATTCTGCACCGCGACATCAAACCGGCCAATGTGCTCACCAACGACTTCGGCTGGCCCGCGCTGACCGACTTCGGCATCTCGTCGAGCCTGGACGACGAACTGCCCGTGCACACCGTCACCGGCGGCAACCTCCCGGGCGGCGCCGAGGCCACCGGAACCGGGGAAAGCCAGTCGGTGGGCATGAGCGTGCCGTGGTCGCCGCCGGAGATGTTCGAGGACGACCCCCGGCCCGACGTGCGCAGCGACGTGTTCTCGCTGGCCGCGACCATCCACACCCTGCTGGCCGGGCAGACACCCTTCGAGATCCGCGGCCGGTCCAACGGCACACTCGACCTGATCGGCCGGATCGAACGCGGCGCCATCACGCCCATCGGCCGGGACGACGTGCCCAGCTCGCTGGTCGCCGTGCTGGCCAAGGCCATGGCCAGCCGCCGGGACGACAGGTTCGCCACCGCCGTAGACTTCGCCCGGGCCCTGCAGCGGGTGGAACTCGAGCTCGGCTACGCGCCCACCGGCATCGACATCCCCACCATCGCCGGCCCCCAGCACTCCCGGCCGGATGCGCCGGCCGGCGACGACGAGACCCGGGCCCGGTCGGTCGTGTCCATCTCCGCGCAGGCACCGGCAGCCCCGCCCGAACGCCCCGTGACCCCACCTGCCCCGCTCATCGAGTCTCCGGCGGCCGGCGAACCGGACCGGGCCGACGCCACCCGCCTCCGCGGCGCCCGGGTCATCGAACCGGTTCGCGAGCGCACGGTCGTTCGCCCACGCGGGTCCCGGCCGGCGCCCGCCCCCGTGACCACTCCCGCCGAACCCGTCGAGGAAGCCACCCGGCCGCCCGTCGACCCCCCGGCCCGGCGGCGACCGCTCATGCTGATCGGATCCATCGTCCTCGGCGTCCTCCTGATCGGAGGCGTGGCCACGGCCGTCACCCTCACCGGCGCCAACGGTTCCGCGCTGACCCCCACCCAGTCCGCGGCGCCCGCGAAACCCGCCGGCATCAACGCCGTCGTGGGTGTCCCCGCCCCGGTCCTCGACGGCACCGCCACCTCGGAGGACGGCACCCAGGTGACCTTCACGGTGAGCAACCCCAGCCCGCAGGAAGGCGACGTGTTCCGGTGGGCCCGCGCCGAAAACCCGGACCAGCCCACCCTGAGCAAGACCGCGGACATCACCGTCGAGGGCATCGTGCCCGGCTCGACTGTGTGCCTGGACATCTACCTGCAGCGGGCCGACGGCAAGATCTCGGAGGCGAACCGTGCCTGCAACCGGTGA
- a CDS encoding FHA domain-containing protein, whose protein sequence is MLSYDDDNSGGWLAAATGDRVVLLPADVPAALRIWAGLTAEVSADAGARTVLDELTSGGLSRTPPFALLSWEKTMPATVRVFVRGDVVVVLQTPDGDVSIGGLGISTWVERSVAHVTGASVTASPLTETGSDPDADDQAPLSIDAGLPLVAGLVRTRRLRLAVDAVAAAGAASAPVPPPARIVPPPAVLGAAPTSPVGPTESAAPAVAPVTAPAPLPVPQEDIAEPASEQTITDIVPADSGAADAVPTDAVPAPGRPGGAPDSDAAADLGGYDHLFGATVMRGVEQAAVRPDSEADDDAHPAAEPAAAPSAAQPDAQEELAGDHDGHTVMSGDLQKLRASRRRPEAAPAAAEAPRLYLLLPSGVREPLSQPIRIGRAPSVSQMSGGLVPRLVSLGGADQDVSRNHVHFTVEGDTVVVTDLHSRNGTLVALPGKPPQKLRQGEPTAVIVGTVVDLGSGITITVGQE, encoded by the coding sequence GTGCTTTCGTACGACGATGATAATTCGGGCGGCTGGCTGGCCGCGGCGACGGGGGATCGGGTGGTGCTGCTGCCGGCCGACGTGCCTGCCGCCCTGCGCATCTGGGCCGGTCTCACCGCGGAGGTCTCGGCCGACGCCGGCGCACGCACGGTGCTCGACGAGCTCACCTCCGGCGGACTGTCCCGCACCCCGCCGTTCGCGCTTCTCTCGTGGGAGAAGACGATGCCGGCCACGGTGCGTGTGTTCGTGCGCGGCGACGTCGTCGTGGTGCTGCAGACCCCGGACGGGGACGTGTCGATCGGCGGACTGGGCATTTCAACCTGGGTGGAACGATCCGTCGCCCACGTGACCGGAGCGTCGGTCACGGCGTCTCCGCTGACCGAGACAGGCAGCGACCCGGACGCCGACGACCAGGCCCCCCTGTCGATCGACGCGGGGCTTCCGCTGGTGGCGGGCCTGGTGCGCACCCGGCGTCTGCGCCTGGCCGTCGACGCGGTCGCCGCCGCGGGTGCCGCGTCGGCTCCCGTGCCGCCGCCCGCCCGCATCGTGCCGCCACCCGCGGTCCTCGGTGCCGCGCCCACGTCCCCGGTGGGCCCGACCGAATCGGCCGCCCCGGCCGTCGCCCCGGTCACGGCTCCCGCGCCCCTGCCGGTGCCGCAGGAGGACATCGCCGAACCCGCCAGTGAACAGACCATCACCGACATCGTGCCCGCCGACTCCGGTGCCGCCGACGCCGTTCCCACCGACGCCGTTCCCGCTCCAGGTCGCCCCGGCGGCGCGCCCGACTCCGATGCTGCCGCCGACCTGGGTGGATATGACCACCTGTTCGGGGCCACAGTCATGCGCGGTGTCGAACAGGCCGCCGTCCGACCCGACAGTGAAGCCGACGACGACGCTCATCCCGCGGCCGAGCCGGCCGCCGCTCCGTCGGCCGCGCAGCCCGACGCGCAGGAGGAGCTTGCCGGCGACCACGACGGCCACACCGTCATGAGCGGCGACCTGCAGAAACTCCGCGCGTCCCGGCGCCGCCCGGAGGCCGCCCCCGCGGCCGCGGAGGCGCCACGCCTCTACCTGCTGCTGCCCAGCGGTGTTCGCGAACCGCTCAGCCAGCCGATCCGCATCGGCCGGGCGCCCAGCGTCAGCCAGATGTCCGGCGGGCTGGTGCCCCGCCTGGTCAGCCTGGGCGGCGCCGACCAGGATGTCTCCCGCAACCACGTGCACTTCACGGTCGAGGGCGACACCGTTGTGGTCACCGACCTGCACTCCCGCAACGGCACCCTCGTGGCGCTGCCCGGAAAACCACCACAGAAGCTCCGGCAGGGCGAACCCACCGCAGTCATCGTGGGAACCGTCGTCGACCTCGGTAGCGGCATCACCATCACGGTCGGGCAGGAGTGA
- a CDS encoding PP2C family protein-serine/threonine phosphatase, giving the protein MAVNGESAITLGDSSVQFSFSAGSDVGRVRKVNEDSYLAQSPVFFVADGMGGHAHGDAASQTVIRVFVEHIEQDIPSTPERILDAIHSSNDAVRDLSSADDFGTAVSGTTLAGVAFVDAGDDVGFHWMAFNIGDSRIYTWDGRTLEQLSVDHSAVQEMVDAGLIKATDAEKHPDRNVITRAIGADEFVDADVWLLPATGRHSFLICSDGLTKELSVGEIAALLASHTVPEDLGSLADVLVAAALAKGGRDNVTVVIVESTWGDPGQDSGVTRERSSGLHEHLEDTRPRDANPQ; this is encoded by the coding sequence ATGGCGGTGAATGGCGAGAGTGCGATCACTCTCGGGGACTCGAGTGTGCAGTTCAGCTTCAGCGCCGGCAGCGATGTCGGCCGGGTGCGCAAGGTGAACGAGGACAGCTACCTGGCCCAGTCGCCGGTCTTCTTCGTCGCAGACGGCATGGGCGGCCACGCCCACGGAGACGCCGCCAGCCAAACCGTCATCCGGGTCTTCGTCGAACACATCGAACAAGACATCCCCTCCACCCCCGAACGCATCCTGGATGCCATCCACTCCTCGAACGACGCCGTTCGTGACCTCAGCTCGGCCGATGACTTCGGCACCGCCGTCAGCGGCACGACCCTGGCCGGAGTGGCTTTCGTGGACGCCGGCGACGACGTCGGCTTCCACTGGATGGCGTTCAACATCGGCGACTCCCGCATCTACACCTGGGACGGCCGCACACTCGAGCAGCTCAGCGTGGACCACTCGGCCGTGCAGGAGATGGTCGACGCCGGCCTGATCAAGGCGACGGATGCCGAGAAACATCCGGACCGTAACGTCATCACCCGTGCCATCGGCGCCGACGAGTTCGTCGACGCGGATGTCTGGCTGCTGCCCGCGACGGGACGCCACAGCTTCCTGATCTGCTCCGACGGCCTGACCAAGGAACTGAGCGTGGGCGAGATCGCCGCGCTCCTGGCCTCGCACACCGTACCCGAAGACCTCGGCTCGTTGGCCGACGTTCTCGTCGCGGCGGCCCTGGCCAAGGGCGGCAGGGACAACGTCACCGTGGTGATCGTGGAATCCACCTGGGGTGACCCCGGTCAGGACTCCGGGGTGACCCGGGAGCGCTCGAGCGGCTTGCACGAGCACCTCGAAGACACGCGCCCGCGCGACGCGAATCCGCAGTAG
- a CDS encoding TerC family protein encodes MNLELPIVFEVASLVILTLILVADLLIVYKRPHVPSVREATLWVVFYVGLALVFALLMLIFGGGEHAGQFLAGWLTEYSLSIDNLFVFVIIMARFSVPRKYQQEVLMVGIIIALVLRGIFILLGAQLIENFSWIFYIFGAFLLYTAIHQAFAKEGGDDDAENGLVRYLRRHIRISPSFDGSKIRTTIDGRKLFTPMLIVLIAIGTTDLIFALDSIPAIFGITQSPFIVFTANVFALMGLRQLYFLLGGLLERLEYLKYGIAFILFFIGVKLVFHALHTNEVPFLNGGEGFEWAPEIDTWTSLAVIIVSMAVATVASLVKTRRDARRAGASVSQELGGPTGE; translated from the coding sequence GTGAATCTTGAGCTGCCCATTGTGTTCGAGGTGGCCTCGCTGGTCATCCTGACGCTGATCCTCGTCGCCGACCTGCTGATCGTCTACAAGCGCCCGCATGTCCCATCGGTTCGGGAAGCGACCCTCTGGGTGGTGTTCTACGTGGGCCTGGCGCTGGTCTTCGCCCTGTTGATGCTGATCTTCGGCGGCGGCGAACATGCCGGGCAGTTCCTGGCCGGCTGGCTCACCGAGTACAGCCTGTCGATCGACAACCTGTTCGTCTTCGTCATCATCATGGCGAGGTTCTCCGTGCCGCGGAAATACCAGCAGGAAGTGCTGATGGTGGGCATCATCATCGCCCTCGTACTGCGCGGTATCTTCATCCTGCTCGGCGCCCAGCTGATCGAGAACTTCAGCTGGATCTTCTACATCTTCGGTGCTTTCCTGCTCTACACGGCCATCCACCAGGCCTTCGCCAAGGAAGGCGGCGACGACGACGCCGAGAACGGCCTGGTGCGCTACCTGCGCCGCCACATCCGCATCTCGCCCAGCTTCGACGGCTCGAAGATCCGCACCACGATCGACGGCCGCAAGCTCTTCACCCCCATGCTGATCGTGCTGATCGCCATCGGCACCACCGACCTGATCTTCGCCCTCGACTCGATCCCGGCGATCTTCGGTATCACCCAGAGCCCGTTCATCGTCTTCACGGCCAACGTCTTCGCCCTGATGGGCCTGCGTCAGCTGTACTTCCTGCTCGGCGGCCTGCTCGAACGCCTCGAATACCTCAAGTACGGCATCGCCTTCATCCTGTTCTTCATCGGCGTCAAGCTCGTCTTCCACGCCCTGCACACCAACGAGGTCCCCTTCCTCAACGGCGGCGAGGGCTTCGAGTGGGCGCCCGAGATCGACACCTGGACCTCACTTGCCGTGATCATCGTGTCGATGGCCGTGGCCACCGTCGCCAGTCTCGTCAAGACCCGGCGGGACGCGCGCCGAGCCGGCGCGAGTGTCAGCCAAGAGCTCGGCGGGCCGACCGGCGAGTGA
- a CDS encoding 2TM domain-containing protein produces MNSDELRQFATRRLKARRDFWNYCGVWLGVSIIVVAIWLLATPGAYFWPIFPIGGMGIAAFFIGLDAYGPNRRFITEEDIDNEVARITRSNPRGGGN; encoded by the coding sequence ATGAACAGTGACGAATTACGGCAATTCGCAACCAGGAGGCTCAAGGCGCGCCGCGACTTCTGGAACTATTGCGGCGTATGGCTGGGCGTCTCGATCATCGTCGTCGCCATCTGGCTTCTAGCCACCCCTGGCGCCTACTTCTGGCCTATCTTCCCGATCGGCGGTATGGGTATCGCCGCTTTTTTCATCGGCTTGGACGCCTACGGCCCCAACCGGAGATTCATCACGGAAGAGGACATCGACAACGAGGTGGCCCGAATCACCCGCTCGAACCCGCGCGGCGGGGGGAACTGA